One window of uncultured Methanoregula sp. genomic DNA carries:
- a CDS encoding DUF169 domain-containing protein translates to MLPKSEIAKAAGITLNPVAIVWTGKKPEKALEFKPGVWSCTMWLFAKVAREGRTSVFSRDTTTCSGGAMGLGFGRPLKKHAARTEEGFGSFLSNGLEGAADRKAYEAIITSSFDFRHKKMLTEGERFFKNPAITRNFLANLPVYDAKDGFIVMKPVHEVTDGEDVRSIVFVANADQIAALSILANYATGNIRDGIIVAAGAAGCQAMGVCTYAEGESDHPRAVVGLTDLSARKAVRTTLGKDVLTFSVPLALYLEMEQNVSGSFLELDLWKELRGSE, encoded by the coding sequence ATGTTACCCAAAAGTGAAATTGCGAAGGCTGCCGGGATCACGCTGAACCCCGTAGCCATTGTATGGACCGGAAAAAAACCCGAAAAAGCCCTTGAGTTTAAACCGGGCGTCTGGAGCTGCACCATGTGGCTGTTTGCCAAGGTTGCACGGGAAGGGAGAACCTCGGTCTTTTCCCGGGATACGACTACCTGCTCCGGGGGAGCAATGGGTCTTGGGTTCGGGCGGCCGCTGAAGAAGCATGCAGCCCGGACCGAGGAGGGGTTCGGCTCGTTCCTCTCCAACGGCCTTGAGGGAGCAGCGGACAGGAAGGCGTACGAGGCGATCATTACATCGAGCTTCGATTTCCGCCACAAAAAGATGCTGACGGAAGGGGAGCGTTTTTTCAAGAACCCGGCCATTACCCGGAACTTTCTTGCAAACCTTCCGGTGTACGATGCAAAGGACGGATTTATCGTGATGAAGCCTGTCCATGAGGTTACGGATGGAGAGGATGTCCGGAGCATTGTCTTCGTTGCCAATGCCGACCAGATCGCCGCCCTTTCGATCCTCGCAAACTATGCGACCGGGAATATCCGGGACGGTATCATCGTCGCTGCCGGTGCTGCAGGGTGCCAGGCCATGGGCGTCTGCACCTACGCTGAGGGCGAATCGGATCACCCCCGCGCTGTTGTCGGCCTCACCGATCTCTCGGCACGGAAGGCAGTCCGGACTACTCTGGGAAAAGATGTCCTCACCTTCTCCGTCCCGCTCGCGTTATACCTGGAGATGGAGCAGAACGTTTCCGGCAGTTTCCTTGAACTGGATCTCTGGAAGGAACTTCGGGGCTCGGAATAA